One Paenibacillus crassostreae DNA segment encodes these proteins:
- a CDS encoding molybdopterin-dependent oxidoreductase translates to MKNWLSRITKSYGRKLTFIHYWNAWIVVVLALSGLILLGSFWREVLGEGRVWLKWLHVGVGLVLLIPIGYYFLLIKKHWKQLRGKPWQKFNVVFVLILLVGWIGSGIILWQIRLFSPLWANSALLIHDLLTWIGLPYIIYHSLTRTAWLKHPERLSITKEKKHQHQTPGSFQPLYTRREFIRSAIGIGIAVTVGPSFIKWIGNGLTAGINKAALISTDSNNLVPAPTPAESSLPPIGGGARGDFRVYSVTPIPSFDNSNWSFTIDGLVDRPNIWNWEQFVMFGRTVQVSDFHCVTGWSVYNNTWEGIPLKTFLQEAGVKSEATTVKLYSGDGIYTDSLTLKQAQMDDVLVAVLHDGEVIPADLGGPARLIVPRMFAYKSVKWLNRIELIQGEHTGYWEDRGYDKDAWVTKTNKMDY, encoded by the coding sequence TTGAAGAACTGGTTATCTAGAATAACTAAGAGCTATGGTCGTAAGCTAACTTTTATCCATTATTGGAACGCTTGGATTGTCGTTGTATTAGCACTTAGTGGTTTAATATTACTCGGTAGCTTCTGGAGAGAAGTGTTGGGTGAAGGTCGAGTATGGCTCAAATGGCTTCATGTGGGAGTGGGTCTAGTGCTCCTGATTCCCATTGGCTACTATTTTCTTCTTATCAAGAAACATTGGAAACAACTCAGAGGAAAGCCTTGGCAAAAATTCAACGTTGTGTTTGTTCTGATCTTATTAGTAGGCTGGATTGGTTCAGGTATTATATTATGGCAGATCAGACTATTCAGTCCGCTATGGGCGAATTCCGCTCTACTTATTCATGATCTACTAACATGGATTGGATTACCCTATATCATCTATCATTCCCTTACACGTACTGCATGGCTCAAACATCCTGAACGACTATCCATTACTAAAGAAAAAAAACATCAACATCAAACTCCTGGCTCTTTCCAACCACTATATACACGCCGCGAGTTCATTCGATCCGCGATTGGGATTGGAATCGCTGTAACGGTTGGCCCTTCTTTCATCAAGTGGATAGGCAATGGTCTAACTGCAGGAATAAATAAGGCCGCCCTCATAAGCACTGACTCCAACAATCTAGTCCCTGCACCAACGCCTGCCGAATCTTCATTGCCACCCATTGGTGGTGGAGCCCGAGGGGATTTCAGAGTCTACTCCGTTACGCCTATACCTTCTTTTGATAATAGCAATTGGTCATTTACGATTGATGGCTTAGTCGATCGACCTAACATTTGGAATTGGGAACAATTTGTTATGTTTGGCCGCACCGTCCAAGTTAGTGATTTCCATTGTGTTACTGGCTGGTCAGTATACAACAATACTTGGGAGGGTATCCCCCTCAAGACTTTCTTGCAAGAGGCTGGTGTTAAATCAGAAGCTACCACGGTTAAACTTTACTCCGGTGATGGTATATATACAGATTCTCTTACACTAAAACAAGCCCAGATGGATGATGTTCTTGTCGCAGTATTGCATGATGGTGAAGTTATTCCTGCTGACCTTGGGGGACCTGCCCGCTTGATTGTACCTCGGATGTTTGCATATAAATCGGTTAAATGGCTGAATCGAATTGAACTTATTCAAGGAGAACATACAGGTTATTGGGAGGATCGAGGGTATGACAAGGACGCATGGGTAACCAAAACAAACAAAATGGATTATTAA